The following nucleotide sequence is from Sparus aurata chromosome 22, fSpaAur1.1, whole genome shotgun sequence.
TGGATGATTCATATCTTTGATCAGTAGCGACGTTTTTCTCAAAGTTATAAGTTTTATGTTCTGCAGGATGAACTGATCTCAGGTCACAGCTgaagtgcagcaaaaaaaaaacatatcaatgTGATCAAATGTTCATGTGACAGAAAAATTAGTGAGAAAACAGCCTGCAAACAGGCTGCAAACAGTCTGCAAACAGGCTCCAAACAGGCTCCAAACAGGCTCCAAACAGTCAGAGCAGCTGAACAATTGAGCTGATTACATTTCCTCTGCAGAACCAACAGCtgacagaggaaaagaaaaggactGATGAAGGATGAAGGGTTAATGTGatggagggtgaggaggaggaggatgaaggattGGGAGGTGTTTGATGTGCAGAAACAGACTCACTGAATGAAATCTGTTCACCATCAGAGATATTAGAGGAGACAGTTTGTGATGTTAACACGGAGCTGCGGTCACATCACCGTTTATTAGACAGTGAACATGTTTCTCTCAAGGTACAGAAGAATGAACACCAGGCAGTCTGAGCAACGGTTTGGTTAGTGGTTAGGGCAGCGTTAGGGTAACGTTAGGATAGCGTTACAGCAGCGTTAAGATAGCGTTAGGGTAACGTTAGGATAGCGTTACAGCAGCGTTAAGATAGCGTTAGGGTAACGTTAGCAGCGTTAGGGTAGCGTTACAGTAGCGTTAGGGCAGCATTAGGGTAGCGTCAGGATAGTGTTACAGCAGCGTTAAGATAGCGTTAGGGTAACGTTAGCAGCGTTAGGGTAGCGTTACAGTAGCGTTAGGGCAGCATTAGGGTAGCGTCAGGATAGTGTTACAGCAGCGTTAGGTTAGCGTTACAGCAGCGTTAGGTTGCCGTTAGAGTAACGTTAGCAGCGTTACAGTAGCGTTAGGGCAGCATTAGGGTGGCGTTACAGCAGCGTTAGGTTAGCGTTAGGTTAGCGTTACAGCAGCGTTAGGGCAGCATTAGGATAGCATTACAGCAGCGTTACAGCAGCGTTACAGCAGTGTTAGGGTAGCGTTAGGGTAGCGTTACAGCAGCGTTACAGCAGCATTACAGCAGCGTTACAGCAGCGTTAGGGTAGCGTTACAGCAGCGTTACAGCAGCGTTACAGCAGCATTAGGATAGCATTACAGCAGCGTTACAGCAGTGTTACAGCAACGTTACAGCAGGGTTACAGCAGCGTTAGGGTAGCATTAGGATAGCGTTACAGCAGCGTTACAGCAGTGTTACAGCAGCGTTACAGCAGCGTTAGGGTAGCATTAGGATAGCATTACAGCAGCGTTACAGCAGTGTTACAGCAGCGTTACAGCAGCGTTAGGGTAGCATTAGGATAGCATTACAGCAGCGTTAGGGTAGCGTTACAGCAGCGTTACAGCAGCGTTACAGCAGTGTTACAGCAGCGTTACAGCAGCGTTACAGCAGTGTTACAGCAGCGTCACAGCAGCGTTACAGCAGAGTTACAGCAGTGTTACAGCAGCGTTACAGCAGCGTTACAGCAGCGTTAGGGTAGCATTAGGATAGCATTACAGCAGCGTTACAGCAGTGTTACAGCAGCGTTAGGGTAGCATTAGGATAGCATTACAGCAGCGTTACAGCAGTGTTACAGCAACGTTACAGCAGGGTTAGGGCAGCATTAGGATGGCATTACAGCAGCGTTACAGCAGTGTTACAGCAGCGTTAGGGTAGCATTAGGATGGCATTACAGCAGTGTTACAGCAGAGTTACAGCAGCGTTACAGCAGCGTTAGGGTAGCGTTACAGCAGCGTTAGGGTAGCGTTACAGCAGCGTTACAGCAGCGTTACAGCAGAGTTACAGCAGCGTTACAGCAGCGTTAGGGTAGCATTAGGATAGCATTACAGCAGCGTTACAGCAGTGTTACAGCAGCGTTACAGCAACGTTACAGCAGCGTTAGGGTAGCGTTACAGCAGCGTTACAGCAGAGTTACAGCAGCGTTACAGCAGCGTTACAGCAGCGTTACAGCAGCGTTAGGGTAGCGTTACAGCAGCGTTACAGCAGCGTTACAGCAGAGTTACAGCAGCGTTACAGCAGCGTTAGGGTAGCATTAGGATAGCATTACAGCAGCGTTACAGCAGTGTTACAGCAGCGTTACAGCAACGTTACAGCAGGGTTAGGGCAGCATTAGGATGGCATTACAGCAGCGTTACAGCAGCGTTAGGGCTAGGGAAAGGAAAAATATGCAGAGAACGcttccactgtgacatcatcaataatcaatcaGTTCTATTAATTCATCCTGAAATATGACAGGACTCCATGTTGTTGGTTCAAAGGATTCAGTTTAATTAGTTTTCAGTAAAAAGGAAACAGACTCATACATGTTGGTAAAACACACATTAGAAACAGGAAGTCTgacagtttcaaaataaaatgaaggtAAAAACTTTATTCAGAAAATCCACAACATCGCCTGGAAACAAGACATGGGAAGAAGATAACAGATGGACGACATTCCCAGTCAGGAGATcacaaaaggtcaaaggtcttTAGAGGGACagctggaggtcaaaggtcgtcAGGGGCTGTAGAAACGTCCGGCATCAACTCGCCGCCTCTTacgactctgctgctgctcgaaGAACTGACGGATGTCATCAGGAGTCACAACCTATCAGAGAAgtcacatgacatcatcactcaACCTATCAGAGCAGAGACAgtcacatgacatcatcagtctTCAGTCTCAAACTCACTTTTCCTTCTGCAGCGAATCTCTGCAGGAAGTCCTTCAGTTCACTCTTCATGTCGTTGTACCctgaaaccaacaaacacaaagaactcAGTGACAgacctgtgtgcatgtgtagtACTGTGTACACATGTAGTTTTCCGTGTACCGTGGATGATCTCCAGCTGCTGCACCCGGTTCAGGTTGTCGAGCGCTGACATCAGCGGGTCGTGACCCGGCTGCGTCTGTTCGCTGTTCTTCCCTTTGTTCTCGTAGGCGAGGACGGTGTCTGATTCGTCCAACAGGAAAGACAGACTGGCAGCAGACACACGCTCCTGATGACAAAATCATCACATCAACATAAGTACACATTAAAATATCGGATAACCTCATAGTTGCATAATTAGGGCTTCAGCCAATAGAAACTCAGACAGGTGACGCTACCTGGCAGGCCGTGCAGGAGCAGAGTTTGGAGCGCCAGCCTGATGGCCAGAAGACCGCTCCTGATTGGACTCTTCTCTGACCAATCGTAAGCAGCTCCGCCAGTCTACAACTTGGCTCCGACTCCTCATGACTCCGTTTACAGCTGGgctggatgacatcatcaccctGAAAGGTTAAGGACCATTAATCAATCGCACTGATCAGTGTGAATCAATTTCATCCCACAGATGGAAACAGACTAAATCGTGACTgattaataaaaacagaatgttcAATAATCAGTTTGAACTCTCAGCGTATCAGATGATTGAACGACTTCAGCTGATGACATTAATAATTACTTTGTTCCGGAACGATCAATCAGTTTGTATTTCTGTTACTTGCCTCGGAGAAATACAGTCTGGAAACCTTTGCACGaatttgatgatgtttttaGAACTGAAATGTGATGTCTTAATTAAGACACGTGATGTCATCAACGACACGTGATGTCATCAACGCCTTGTAATCTCCTTTTAAAGACTCAACTGTGCACATTAAGATTCAGATCAGTGTTGCCCTCTCACCTTCTCTTCTTTGTTAGGAAGGTTTGTGTTTGACTCGTCTGCTCCCGtttcctccttcacctccttcacctccttcacCTCCGTCACCTCAGTCACCTCCGTCACCTCCTTCACCTCCGTCACCCTCACCTCAGTCACCTCAGTCACCTCCTTCACCACCGTCACCTGTACATCTGCACCTGGAACTGAACAGGAAGTTCATCACAGAGACAGGACGTGTCAGATGCACACATGGACAGATGTTTGTAGACCAGTTTTTCTTTATAAACAGTGAAACATTTGAACAGTAACAACCTTCAGTCCTGTGATTATCTGTGCTTTCAGAGGGACTTTGAACACATTAGAGGTTCTAATTGATCACCAGACGgacatgctaagctaacaagctgtaaacatgactgacaaacaggaaacatcGTCGTCTCCCTCTGCCCTTTCTACCTTCCCACAGAGTTCCCACAGCTCGTTTCAATCCTGGTTTACATTGACCCCAGAGCAAACGCTTCCACCACCATAGACCACATAAAGACAACTAAACAAGCTGGAACTGATATCCGCGGACTCTCCCAAATTCATCCGGGGAAACTTCAACCACTGCTCAGCTGATAAGTCACTGAAAGGATTTCATTAATAAATGCCACCTGCACCGCCTGCCTGGGGAAGAGTCTGGATAAATGCTATGGATCTGTTCCAGATGTATAAAGATCTGTtgcttctccctctcttggCCTTGCTGACCAAAACATCATCCTGCTGGCACCAGCCTACATCTGAATCATTAGGAGGACAGAGAAGGTGACCAAACACATCAAGCAATGGACCAATGTCAACACTGCAACTCTGCAGGGATGCTTTGTATCTACAGACTGGGATGACCTTCTTCCCCCCTCCAGCTACATCAGTGAGTGAGTAGACACGGCTTCTTCATATCTCCTTTTGTGTGGAAAACATGACTCCCAACAATAAAGTAACAATCTCTCCAAATAATAAACAAGAAATTctcaacaaaaagaaaataatattctTCACTGGCACCAAATCTGAATAAAGGAGGTAAACAAAGAGGTAAAGTGTGCCAACAAACATGCCAAGCTGAAGTATAAGAACAAGGGAGCCTCTGTTCAGCCTGGCAGGAGATTAAGAATGTCTGACGTTGACATTGTGGAATCTTTTAAATATctgggtgtggtgctggacAAAATTCTGGAGTGGACTACAAACATGGAGGCAGGCAGTCTACAAGAAGGGCCTGAGCTgattcacttcctgaggaggctcCAGATGTTTTATCAGTCTGCTGTTGGGAGCTTCTCCACTGTGGTGTTCTGGAGTGTGGGGCATTAAAGTGAAGGATGCAGGGAATCATTCCTGCCTGCTGCCATCAGACTTTACAACACTTTAAACAACAAAGGATTATGAATGTAAAGAAAACTGCAGCTTATGTTCCACTTACCAGTACTCCACGATACCTCagcattttactttatttcataCCTTCTTAAGCATTTTACTGTTtatagtactttattgtttctatatttgcctttgtattttgattgtatttgtacttggatgtacctgctgctatgaCGACCTAATGTCCCCTGGGGGAGGTATAAAGTTATCTTTCTATCCATCcatcattcttcttcttcctttaaaCTCTGAGATCACACAGCAGGAGACACACAAGCTGTGTGTGAACACATGAGCatgaaaacatgacagatgAACAGGAGTCTTTACCTGCCAGGTGAGCAGCGTAGGTCCAGAGGAAAGGGTTTCTGTTCATACAGGATTCACAGATCATCTCCTGAAGCTCCACACAGTCCGGAACCACACAGCCCAGGTGCTGAAAATACAGACAGGTGGGTCAGTCACAtcagccagcagagggcgccacaGTAGTCTGtgtcaggtgtgctgctgctacccgtgtcaggtgtgctgctgttacctgtgtcaggtgtgctgctgttacctgtgtcaggtgtgctgctgctacctgtgtcaggtgtgctgctgttacctgtgtcaggtgtgctgctgctacctgtgtcaggtgtgctgctgctacctgtgtcaggtgtgctgctgctacctgtgtcaggtgtgctgctgttacctgtgtcaggtgtgctgctgttacctgtgtcaggtgtgctgctgctacctgtgtcagatgtgctgctgctacctgtgtcagatgtgctgctgctacctgtgtcagatgtgctgctgctacctgtgtcaggtgtgctgctgttacctgtgtcaggtgtgctgctgtTACCCGtgtcaggtgtgctgctgctacccgtgtcaggtgtgctgctgctacctgtgtcaggtgtgctgctgttacctgtgtcaggtgtgctgctgtTACCCGtgtcaggtgtgctgctgctacctgtgtcaggtgtgctgctgctacctgtgtcaggtgtgctgctgttacctgtgtcaggtgtgctgctgctacctgtgtcaggtgtgctgctgctacCTGTGTCAGATGTGCTGCTGCTACCCGtgtcaggtgtgctgctgctacctgtgtcaggtgtgctgctgctacCCGTGTCAGATGTGCTGCTGCTACCTGtgtcaggtgtgctgctgtTACCCGtgtcaggtgtgctgctgctacCTGTGTCAGATGTGCTGCTGTTACCTGtgtcaggtgtgctgctgctacctgtgtcagatgtgctgctgctacctgtgtcaggtgtgctgctgctacctgtgtcaggtgtgctgctgctacCTGTGTTGGACTCACCCTACCGTGCAGCCAGTcctcacacaccacacactgaatcatctcatcctccacctggacacaaccacagacagaaTCACACACCTGTGAGGATTCAACTCCTGACCTGAATGAAGCGAACGATCCAGTCGAGGGTTAAACGGCTCCATCAAGACTAACTCAACAGGTTCAACTGTTAAAAATAACGTGTGCAgttatttacttttaatttattaaaaacaaattaaacttacatttcacagtttcatttttaaacatttaaaagatataaaccaaaacatttaaacatgttgcACTATCTCTGTTTTCCTCACAACAAccacaatcataataataataataataataataataataataataataataataatataatataatataatataatataatataatacacacCTGACAGCTAACCTATCTCTGACCAGGTTAGTTTCCAAGTTTCAGTTGCCATAGTAACAGAATGGACTGTGTGGCTTTGCTTTATGGAACTAAGTGAAATGAGCCTAGCCAATGTGGTTACAACAGGTGTGTATCTCACCTGGTCGTCTGGGTCAGGGTAAGGTCGGCTGCAGGTGCAGTAAACCCCAAAGAAGTTATGACTGTATTTGTTTAGAGTGTtgacctcctccttctcctgaaacaaacacacacttataatttatttatccTATTGCATACAGCACTTTTTCCTCTTCACTCCAAACATCTGGGCTAATATAGTGtctataatataatataatataatataatatgaaagTTGTTTGGTGGGTGGGACTTGGTGCAGGTTGTTAACATGTGATTATGGGCTGGGCGGTACAGATGGGCTCCTAACGGGCTGGATGGTGCTGGTATTAAACCTGCACTCATCACTTCCATCCAGTGGAAACAGAACACGTGGAGAGTTTACACCGAGGcctttgtgtgtctttgctcTCAGTGAATCCTCAGAACTGAACTCTGCTCCTGTTGTATGTATGTGAATAATGTTTGTATGACCACGTGTGAACTCACGGCGAACAGTTTacactgcagctctgtgaacttcctgtttccacAGTCACAGCGGAAGTTCCTAATGCAACCACAGAAAAAGAGTGagtcagtgacatcatcacgttTGTTATGGTTATAAGTTTTATACATGTATTCATAATCAGATTTTTCCTTTATAACCTGAACATTTGTTTCTACAGTCAACAAGTTTtacatttgattgattgatcaatGTGACAGTAAACTATGTTTTCACACATTCAGTCTAATTCAATCATCAGCTTATTAGAATCAGTGATACATAGAGAGGATATTTGACTTTGACCTCTTGGTGTAAAGTTCGAAGAGGTCGTGTCCTTCATGACATTTGTATGAACACGCCAAACACACGCCTGCTGCCTCTCCGCCTTTAGGTGTGCACGTGTTACAGGCATACAGAGCCTGACGCTTCACGTagccctgaaacacacacagatacacacataaatacacacagacacgcacataaatacacacagacacacacataaatacacagacacgcacataaatacacacagacacacacataaatacacacagacacacacataaatacacacagacacacacataaatacacagacacgcacataaatacacacagatacacaacataaatacacacagatacacaacataaatacacaacataaatacacacataaatacacacagatacacaacataaatacacacataaatgtcgcatgaaggaggaggagttaTAATGTACTGTATCAATAAAGATTTTTGATAAACCTGCCCCTGAGCCATGTCATGTGATCAATCAGCTTCAAACTCCACTCAGCTGTTACTAGAACGACATATTTCTACCTGAGGGGAACCGGACTACATCATCCTGAGAGGTGTTCTATTGTTCTGTTCACCCTGAAGAATATTATAAAACTGAACCCTGCAGACATCAATCGTTCCATTAAAACACCAACTGTGACCTCAGCAACAGCACTGCTGTGACTGAACCATCACGAGTGGATCCGTAAAGATCAGCTGATCATTGTTATGTCTTTATCCTGACCGCTTTTTAATaagttcaaataatattcagcaaagataaacaaaacaccAGCTGCAGTTTCAGAAGTCTGTCCGAAGTGAACCATCgtcacaaacaaatcaataaaggatctctgaaaaagaaagaaaccaaCATCCGATGCCGAATTTGACTGTATTGTTTATTGAATGTTGATTATTGGGTGTGAAAACATCAGAGCGCCTGACTGTACAGATGTGAACAGTCAGTGTTATTCCCACACGCTGCTCAGTGAAgctacagcagacacacatctgttcAACATCTGGCTGAATGATTCTCAGCTGCACATCTGTTCAATGCTTCTTTCTCTTGTTTACAATTCACTTCACATATTTCAGATCTGATGGAGCCACTCAGTGATGGtaaacattacacacaggtgcactCACCTGAGGATATGAGCAGTGATCAGAGTCACTTCCTGCCAGGACAGCTGACGCTTCTTCCTCCaactcttcatcttcctccagaACATCAACCAGAGACACCGTCTGCTCCTCCGACATGTTCAGAGCCTGCAGCTGCAACACCACACAGTCTGTGACTGTCACTTCtactcactctgtctctgtctctactcactctgtctctgtctctactcactctgtctctactctctgtctctactcactctgtctctactcaccctgtctctgtctctactCACTCTGTCTCTACTCTCTGTCTCTACTCACCCTGTCTCTACTCACTCTGTCTCTACTCACTCTGTCTCTACTCACCCTGTCTCtactcactctgtctctgtctctactcactctgtctctactcactctgtctctgtctctactCACTCTGTCTCTACTCTCTGACTCTACTCACTCTGTCTCTACTcactctgtctctatctctactcactctgtctctgtctctactcactctgtctctactcactctgtctctactcactctgtctctatctctactcactctgtctctgtctctactcactctgtctctactcactctgtctctatctctactcactctgtctctgtctctactcactctgtctctactcactctgtctctactcactctgtctctgtctctactCACTCTGTCTCTACTCAGTCTGACTCTGTCTCTACTCAGTCTGTCTCTACTGGTTCTGTCTCTACTGAGTCTGTGTTTGCGTTTTCATCTCTTGTGGATTACTTGACTTCTTAAGTACATGATGACGTCGCAAACAGCGCCACCGTCAGCCTCTACCTGAGCTCTGTGTGCACCTGTCGGATGCAGTCAGGTCGGTTTGATCAGCTGAATGATCGGGAAACGGTTTGAGGTCCGTCTTCAGTTAGCGTCAGTTAGCATCTCTTAGTTTGAGCAGCAGTGATGCATGTGAATCCGCTACCTGCTAATGCTAACTAACACTATTAcgtgattaaaaacacaaacttacCGAGCTGAAACGGAACCGAACCGGAACGTAAGACAGATAGTCTGCACCGTCTGATCCGACTGTAAACCAGTCAATAACCCGATCAATAACAATCAATAATCCGCTGCGCCTGATCAGCTGATGGATCTTTGTTATCAACCcgctagctgctgttagcccAATGACAACTTCCGGTTTATTTCCGCAGATCGTATTTGGCGGCACTatggggtcagaggtcagcgaCGTTTCTAACAAAACAA
It contains:
- the ubr7 gene encoding putative E3 ubiquitin-protein ligase UBR7 isoform X3 — protein: MSEEQTVSLVDVLEEDEELEEEASAVLAGSDSDHCSYPQGYVKRQALYACNTCTPKGGEAAGVCLACSYKCHEGHDLFELYTKRNFRCDCGNRKFTELQCKLFAEKEEVNTLNKYSHNFFGVYCTCSRPYPDPDDQVEDEMIQCVVCEDWLHGRHLGCVVPDCVELQEMICESCMNRNPFLWTYAAHLAVPGADVQVTVVKEVTEVTEVTEVKEVKEVKEETGADESNTNLPNKEEKGDDVIQPSCKRSHEESEPSCRLAELLTIGQRRVQSGAVFWPSGWRSKLCSCTACQERVSAASLSFLLDESDTVLAYENKGKNSEQTQPGHDPLMSALDNLNRVQQLEIIHGYNDMKSELKDFLQRFAAEGKVVTPDDIRQFFEQQQSRKRRRVDAGRFYSP
- the ubr7 gene encoding putative E3 ubiquitin-protein ligase UBR7 isoform X4, producing MSEEQTVSLVDVLEEDEELEEEASAVLAGSDSDHCSYPQGYVKRQALYACNTCTPKGGEAAGVCLACSYKCHEGHDLFELYTKRNFRCDCGNRKFTELQCKLFAEKEEVNTLNKYSHNFFGVYCTCSRPYPDPDDQVEDEMIQCVVCEDWLHGRHLGCVVPDCVELQEMICESCMNRNPFLWTYAAHLAVPGADVQVTVVKEVTEVTEVKEVKEVKEETGADESNTNLPNKEEKGDDVIQPSCKRSHEESEPSCRLAELLTIGQRRVQSGAVFWPSGWRSKLCSCTACQERVSAASLSFLLDESDTVLAYENKGKNSEQTQPGHDPLMSALDNLNRVQQLEIIHGYNDMKSELKDFLQRFAAEGKVVTPDDIRQFFEQQQSRKRRRVDAGRFYSP
- the ubr7 gene encoding putative E3 ubiquitin-protein ligase UBR7 isoform X1, which encodes MSEEQTVSLVDVLEEDEELEEEASAVLAGSDSDHCSYPQGYVKRQALYACNTCTPKGGEAAGVCLACSYKCHEGHDLFELYTKRNFRCDCGNRKFTELQCKLFAEKEEVNTLNKYSHNFFGVYCTCSRPYPDPDDQVEDEMIQCVVCEDWLHGRHLGCVVPDCVELQEMICESCMNRNPFLWTYAAHLAVPGADVQVTVVKEVTEVTEVRVTEVKEVTEVTEVTEVKEVKEVKEETGADESNTNLPNKEEKGDDVIQPSCKRSHEESEPSCRLAELLTIGQRRVQSGAVFWPSGWRSKLCSCTACQERVSAASLSFLLDESDTVLAYENKGKNSEQTQPGHDPLMSALDNLNRVQQLEIIHGYNDMKSELKDFLQRFAAEGKVVTPDDIRQFFEQQQSRKRRRVDAGRFYSP
- the ubr7 gene encoding putative E3 ubiquitin-protein ligase UBR7 isoform X5; this encodes MSEEQTVSLVDVLEEDEELEEEASAVLAGSDSDHCSYPQGYVKRQALYACNTCTPKGGEAAGVCLACSYKCHEGHDLFELYTKRNFRCDCGNRKFTELQCKLFAEKEEVNTLNKYSHNFFGVYCTCSRPYPDPDDQVEDEMIQCVVCEDWLHGRHLGCVVPDCVELQEMICESCMNRNPFLWTYAAHLAVPGADVQVTVVKEVTEVTEVKEVKEVKEETGADESNTNLPNKEEKGDDVIQPSCKRSHEESEPSCRLAELLTIGQRRVQSGAVFWPSGWRSKLCSCTACQERVSAASLSFLLDESDTVLAYENKGKNSEQTQPGHDPLMSALDNLNRVQQLEIIHGYNDMKSELKDFLQRFAAEGKVVTPDDIRQFFEQQQSRKRRRVDAGRFYSP
- the ubr7 gene encoding putative E3 ubiquitin-protein ligase UBR7 isoform X2, whose product is MSEEQTVSLVDVLEEDEELEEEASAVLAGSDSDHCSYPQGYVKRQALYACNTCTPKGGEAAGVCLACSYKCHEGHDLFELYTKRNFRCDCGNRKFTELQCKLFAEKEEVNTLNKYSHNFFGVYCTCSRPYPDPDDQVEDEMIQCVVCEDWLHGRHLGCVVPDCVELQEMICESCMNRNPFLWTYAAHLAVPGADVQVTVVKEVTEVTEVTEVTEVKEVKEVKEETGADESNTNLPNKEEKGDDVIQPSCKRSHEESEPSCRLAELLTIGQRRVQSGAVFWPSGWRSKLCSCTACQERVSAASLSFLLDESDTVLAYENKGKNSEQTQPGHDPLMSALDNLNRVQQLEIIHGYNDMKSELKDFLQRFAAEGKVVTPDDIRQFFEQQQSRKRRRVDAGRFYSP